In Gimesia benthica, a single window of DNA contains:
- a CDS encoding ferredoxin family protein: MAHVVTEACFNCKYTDCVVVCPVECFYEGESMVYINPDECIDCEACVPECPVEAIFHEDNLPDKWQDYIQINAEKSQELPVITEKKEPLADS; encoded by the coding sequence ATGGCACACGTGGTTACAGAGGCTTGCTTCAACTGCAAATACACAGACTGTGTTGTGGTTTGCCCCGTAGAATGTTTCTACGAAGGGGAATCCATGGTCTACATCAATCCTGATGAGTGCATCGACTGTGAAGCTTGCGTGCCAGAATGTCCGGTAGAAGCGATTTTTCACGAGGACAATCTTCCTGATAAGTGGCAGGATTACATCCAGATCAATGCCGAAAAATCTCAGGAACTGCCCGTCATCACCGAAAAGAAAGAGCCCCTGGCTGATTCGTGA
- a CDS encoding DegT/DnrJ/EryC1/StrS family aminotransferase yields the protein MTNNTPTPVPFINLVDQYQRIKTEVQDAVLNVFENQSFVLGDEVAEFECDIAEYCDSRNAIGVASGTDALLLALMALEIGPGDEVITSPFTFFATGSSIARVGATPVFADIDPVSFNLCPESIEEKITERTKAIMPVHIFGQCADMEPIWRNAVRNGIPVIEDAAQAIGAEYRGRRAGVLGTVGCFSFFPTKNLGGAGDGGLVTTDDPDLATRIRRLRVHGDLGGYQHAEVGINSRLDALQAAVLRVKLKHLDQWTSERQENARRYNSLLRHYQLLDCIEPPAVLPDRRHVYNQYSLRVKGGQRDKVLNDLREKQIGCAIYYPRPLHLQQCFQYLGYQEGDLPVTELITSECLALPIFSELTATQQETVIRGIAESLGRLSSPHFPTLYSETSQVRKVA from the coding sequence ATGACAAACAACACCCCCACACCTGTCCCCTTTATCAATCTCGTCGACCAGTATCAGAGAATCAAGACTGAGGTTCAGGATGCCGTCCTGAATGTGTTTGAAAATCAGTCTTTCGTTCTCGGCGATGAAGTCGCTGAATTTGAGTGTGATATTGCCGAATATTGCGACTCCCGGAATGCCATCGGAGTTGCTTCAGGCACCGATGCCCTCCTGCTGGCCCTGATGGCCCTGGAAATCGGCCCCGGCGATGAAGTCATTACCAGCCCGTTTACCTTCTTTGCAACAGGCAGCTCGATTGCCCGCGTGGGTGCGACTCCGGTATTTGCCGATATCGACCCCGTGAGCTTCAATCTCTGCCCTGAGTCAATCGAAGAAAAGATTACCGAACGCACCAAAGCCATTATGCCTGTCCATATTTTTGGACAATGTGCCGACATGGAACCAATCTGGCGTAATGCCGTCCGGAATGGGATTCCCGTCATCGAAGACGCAGCCCAGGCAATTGGAGCCGAATACCGGGGCCGGCGTGCTGGTGTTCTGGGAACCGTAGGCTGTTTCAGCTTCTTCCCAACCAAGAATCTGGGGGGCGCCGGAGATGGTGGACTGGTTACCACCGATGATCCGGACCTCGCTACCCGAATCCGTCGCCTGCGGGTTCACGGAGACCTGGGCGGTTATCAGCATGCTGAAGTCGGTATCAACAGTCGTCTGGATGCCCTGCAGGCAGCAGTACTGCGGGTCAAACTGAAACACCTGGATCAGTGGACCAGCGAACGACAGGAAAATGCTCGTCGGTATAATTCCCTGCTGCGTCACTACCAGCTGCTGGATTGCATCGAACCTCCTGCCGTGCTGCCGGACCGTCGTCACGTTTACAATCAGTACAGTCTCCGTGTCAAAGGCGGGCAGCGGGACAAGGTGCTGAACGACTTACGTGAAAAGCAGATTGGCTGTGCGATCTACTATCCACGTCCCCTGCATCTGCAACAGTGCTTCCAGTATCTGGGATACCAGGAAGGGGATCTGCCTGTCACTGAACTGATCACCAGTGAGTGCCTGGCTCTGCCTATTTTCTCTGAATTAACAGCGACTCAGCAGGAAACTGTGATTCGCGGAATTGCGGAAAGCCTGGGTCGGCTTTCTTCTCCTCACTTTCCGACCCTCTATTCAGAGACATCACAGGTCAGAAAGGTTGCTTAA
- the rlmN gene encoding 23S rRNA (adenine(2503)-C(2))-methyltransferase RlmN gives MLSSENVPSTASPVEAGRLPLITDLTREQLAQWCIDHGSSSYRADQIRRWIFTKRVNDFDEMHDISKKFRELLKENFRLFSTTIVKRQTAKDRTEKLLLELEDGHHVECVLMREPKRNTVCISTQVGCAMGCVFCASGLLGLTRNLSMGEILEQILRLDRVIDEDERISNIVVMGIGEPLANLSALIPALDTLNHKGGMGIGARKITVSTVGLPAKIRELADVNKSYILAVSLHAPNDVLRDQIVPTNNKIGIQKILDATDYYYVTTGRRVTFEYILLSGVNDSPAHARELADLLKHRNAHVNLIPANGVEETGYQCPTTADVDRFFMTLAKGGVNVTVRKRKGDDIDAACGQLRLNREKEKEMVQIQ, from the coding sequence ATGCTTTCTTCCGAAAATGTTCCGTCCACCGCTTCTCCTGTTGAAGCAGGTCGACTCCCCCTGATTACCGATCTCACCCGGGAACAACTTGCCCAGTGGTGCATCGATCACGGTTCGTCTTCTTATCGTGCAGACCAGATTCGTCGCTGGATCTTTACCAAACGCGTCAACGATTTTGACGAAATGCACGACATCTCCAAAAAGTTTCGCGAACTGCTGAAAGAGAACTTCCGGCTGTTTTCGACTACGATCGTCAAACGGCAGACCGCAAAGGACCGCACGGAAAAGCTACTCCTGGAACTGGAAGACGGACACCACGTTGAATGCGTGCTGATGCGGGAACCCAAGCGGAATACCGTCTGTATCAGTACTCAGGTCGGTTGTGCAATGGGTTGCGTCTTCTGCGCCAGTGGACTGCTGGGACTGACCCGGAATCTGTCGATGGGCGAAATTCTGGAACAGATTCTCCGCCTGGACCGCGTGATTGATGAAGACGAACGCATCTCCAACATTGTGGTCATGGGAATCGGCGAGCCTCTGGCCAATCTTTCGGCACTGATTCCTGCCCTGGATACATTAAATCACAAGGGAGGCATGGGGATTGGCGCCCGTAAGATTACGGTCTCTACAGTCGGTCTTCCTGCAAAAATCCGGGAACTGGCGGATGTCAACAAATCATATATCCTCGCTGTTTCCCTGCACGCCCCCAACGATGTCCTCCGCGATCAGATCGTTCCCACGAACAATAAAATCGGGATTCAGAAAATCCTGGATGCCACCGATTACTATTACGTCACTACCGGCAGACGAGTGACCTTTGAGTACATCCTGCTGTCCGGCGTCAATGACAGTCCAGCTCACGCCCGCGAGCTGGCAGACCTGCTCAAACACCGTAATGCACACGTGAACCTGATTCCGGCCAATGGCGTAGAAGAGACCGGCTACCAGTGCCCCACCACAGCCGATGTAGATCGCTTCTTTATGACGCTGGCGAAAGGGGGCGTGAATGTCACTGTCCGCAAGCGTAAAGGGGACGACATCGATGCCGCCTGCGGCCAGTTGCGTCTGAACCGGGAAAAAGAAAAGGAAATGGTTCAGATTCAATAG
- a CDS encoding aldehyde dehydrogenase family protein, translated as MKMFCAGQWQDTKQSINVTNPFDQSVIDTVPQGSGEDIQNAVSVLERGAQIMKSMTAYDRSVILQKAAELMLERQDDLARTISLEVGKILGEGQVEASRSAEVIRLSAEEARRMIGEMIPLEGNAGGKNKLGFTLRVPCGIVAAITPFNFPLNLVCHKVGPAIAAGNAILIKPASDTPLSALKLTEILLEAGLPPEAIACVTGPGGEIGRAICTDTRIRKISFTGSYEVGTKICEMAGMKRVTMELGSNSPVVIMDDADLEKAATAITMAGYANAGQVCISAQRILTSSKVKTDFVDLLKSKVDVLQTGNQLEESTKIGPMVREADASRVEQWVNEAVSQGARLITGGQREGAIYAPTILDDTTPEMQVVKDEIFGPAVALSYFDDIDEAVRLANDTTYGLSAGIFTQDIDRAMKFARQVESGNIHINWSSQWRADAMPYGGLKHSGTGKEGPKYAIHEMSEEKMVVMHLAD; from the coding sequence ATGAAAATGTTTTGCGCTGGCCAGTGGCAGGATACCAAACAGTCAATCAATGTGACGAACCCCTTTGACCAGTCGGTCATCGATACAGTTCCCCAAGGAAGCGGCGAGGACATCCAGAACGCCGTAAGTGTGCTGGAGCGGGGGGCACAGATCATGAAATCCATGACGGCCTATGATCGCAGCGTGATCTTACAAAAAGCAGCGGAACTGATGCTGGAACGTCAGGATGATCTGGCCCGCACCATCAGCCTGGAAGTCGGAAAGATCCTGGGTGAAGGTCAGGTCGAAGCCAGCCGCAGTGCTGAAGTGATTCGGCTCTCCGCAGAAGAAGCCCGACGCATGATCGGTGAAATGATTCCACTGGAAGGCAACGCGGGCGGAAAAAACAAACTCGGCTTCACCCTGCGGGTTCCCTGCGGCATCGTGGCTGCGATTACTCCGTTCAACTTCCCACTGAACCTGGTCTGCCACAAAGTCGGCCCTGCCATTGCTGCGGGGAATGCGATCCTGATCAAACCGGCCAGCGACACGCCACTCTCTGCACTGAAGCTGACGGAGATCCTGCTCGAAGCCGGCCTGCCTCCCGAAGCGATCGCCTGCGTCACCGGTCCCGGGGGAGAAATCGGCCGCGCCATCTGCACCGACACCCGCATTCGCAAAATCAGCTTCACAGGTTCTTACGAGGTCGGAACCAAAATCTGTGAAATGGCCGGCATGAAACGTGTGACAATGGAACTGGGCAGCAACAGTCCCGTGGTTATTATGGACGATGCCGATCTGGAAAAAGCTGCGACTGCGATTACGATGGCCGGCTATGCCAATGCTGGTCAAGTCTGTATCTCGGCACAGCGGATTCTGACTTCTTCCAAAGTCAAAACAGATTTCGTCGATCTACTGAAATCCAAGGTCGATGTGCTGCAGACCGGTAATCAACTGGAAGAGAGTACCAAAATCGGCCCCATGGTGCGGGAAGCGGATGCCAGCCGGGTTGAGCAATGGGTCAACGAAGCCGTCAGCCAGGGAGCACGCCTGATTACCGGGGGCCAGCGAGAGGGAGCCATTTATGCCCCCACCATTCTGGATGATACTACGCCGGAAATGCAGGTCGTTAAAGACGAAATCTTTGGCCCCGCGGTCGCTCTGTCATACTTCGATGACATCGATGAAGCCGTACGGCTGGCCAATGACACCACCTACGGACTGTCGGCCGGTATCTTTACGCAGGATATTGATCGGGCCATGAAGTTTGCCCGGCAGGTCGAAAGCGGTAACATTCACATCAACTGGTCCAGCCAGTGGCGGGCCGATGCTATGCCTTACGGTGGCCTGAAACACAGCGGCACCGGTAAAGAAGGCCCCAAGTACGCCATTCATGAAATGAGCGAAGAAAAGATGGTGGTAATGCATCTCGCGGACTGA
- a CDS encoding metallophosphoesterase family protein — protein sequence MDQTTQQGRTIAIGDIHGCDVALGTILYHLELKREDTVVCLGDAVDRGPGTKHVIEMLLDLKSTCKLVMLKGNHEEMMLDGLHGGRWESTWLQHGGKEALDSYGGRYDLIPEEHRIFMATALDYYETDTDIFVHATAVPGVPLEDLTPQELRWDRLKGTEEADPSGRRIICGHTAQKSGKPLVFDGWVCLDTAAYRGNYLTAIDVKTNEMFQAKQSGKYREGKTLEQYVVK from the coding sequence ATGGATCAAACGACTCAGCAAGGACGTACGATTGCGATCGGTGACATTCACGGTTGTGATGTTGCGCTGGGGACGATTCTGTACCATCTGGAGCTCAAACGCGAAGATACCGTCGTCTGTCTGGGGGATGCTGTTGACCGTGGTCCCGGTACGAAGCATGTCATCGAAATGCTGCTGGATCTGAAGTCCACCTGTAAGCTCGTGATGCTCAAGGGGAATCACGAAGAGATGATGCTGGACGGACTCCATGGAGGACGCTGGGAGTCTACCTGGTTGCAGCATGGTGGAAAGGAAGCCCTGGATTCCTACGGGGGACGCTATGACCTCATCCCGGAAGAGCACCGGATTTTCATGGCTACCGCCCTGGATTACTACGAAACGGACACCGACATTTTCGTGCATGCCACAGCTGTGCCGGGAGTGCCGCTGGAAGATCTGACTCCACAGGAGCTCCGCTGGGATCGACTCAAAGGGACCGAAGAGGCCGACCCTTCCGGACGACGGATTATCTGTGGGCATACCGCGCAAAAATCAGGTAAGCCGCTGGTCTTTGATGGCTGGGTCTGTCTCGATACAGCCGCCTATCGCGGCAACTATCTCACCGCGATTGACGTGAAGACAAATGAAATGTTTCAGGCCAAGCAGTCCGGAAAATACCGTGAAGGCAAAACCCTGGAACAGTATGTGGTGAAGTAA